One window of the Triticum dicoccoides isolate Atlit2015 ecotype Zavitan chromosome 3B, WEW_v2.0, whole genome shotgun sequence genome contains the following:
- the LOC119276168 gene encoding uncharacterized protein LOC119276168, with the protein MAAISAAISGWCSSSCLSQFQRGLPSPARRRHFKVTAMAPKNKVNKYDDGWSKQWFGAGIFAEGSEEASVDVFKKLEKRKVLSSVEKAGLLSKAEELGVTLSSLEKLGLLSKAEDLGLLSLVESAATVSPAVLASLSLPLLVASIATVVFVPDDSTLLVTVQTVVATLFAAVAAGLFVGSVVLDGLQDD; encoded by the exons atGGCTGCAATATCAGCAGCAATCTCCGGCTGGTGCTCTTCGTCCTGTCTGTCCCAGTTCCAGCGGGGCCTACCGTCCCCCGCAAGGAGAAGGCACTTCAAGGTCACGGCTATGGCTCCCAAGAACAAG GTGAACAAGTACGACGATGGGTGGTCCAAGCAGTGGTTCGGCGCGGGGATCTTCGCGGAGGGGAGCGAGGAGGCGTCGGTGGACGTGTTCAAGAAGCTGGAGAAGCGCAAGGTGCTGAGCAGCGTGGAGAAGGCGGGGCTGCTGTCCAAGGCGGAGGAGCTCGGCGTCACGCTCTCCTCGCTGGAGAAGCTCGGACTGCTctccaaggccgaggacctgggacTCCTCAGCCTCGTCGAGAGCGCAGCCACGGTGTCCCCGGCCGTGCTCGCATCGCTGTCGCTGCCGCTGCTCGTCGCCTCCATCGCCACGGTCGTCTTCGTGCCGGACGACTCCACCCTGCTGGTGACTGTCCAGACGGTCGTCGCTACGTTGTTCGCGGCCGTCGCTGCCGGGCTGTTCGTCGGCTCCGTCGTGCTCGACGGACTGCAGGACGATTAG